One window of the Vigna radiata var. radiata cultivar VC1973A chromosome 1, Vradiata_ver6, whole genome shotgun sequence genome contains the following:
- the LOC111241710 gene encoding putative disease resistance RPP13-like protein 1 codes for MAAELVGGALLSAFLQAAFDKMASPQFVDFFRRRKFDEKLLANLNIMLHSINSLADDAEQKQFRDPHVKAWLFAVKEAVFDAEDLLDEINYELTRCQMEAESQSQSITYKVSNFFNSTFSSFNKKTDSGLKEVLEKLEYLSRQKGALGLKECTYSSVGSRGNISQKLPSTSLVVESVIYGRDADKEIIFNWLTSETKNHHNHPSILSIVGMGGLGKTTLVQHVYNDPKIDTAKFDIKVWVCVSDHFDVLTVTKTILEAIDNKKDDSGNLEMVHKKLKEKLSGRKFLLILDDVWNEKREEWEAVRTPLSYGAPGSRVIVTTRAERVASNMRSEVHRLKQLQEDECWKVFIKHALKDDDLKLNDDQKEIGRRIVEKCKGLPLALKTIGSLLHTKSSISDWKSVLASDIWDLPKEDSEIIPALYLSYHYLPSHLKRCFSYCAIFPKDYEFVKKELIFLWMAENILQCPQQIRHPVEVGEEYFNDLLSRSFFQQSRSKRHFIIHDLLNDLAKYVCADFCFRLKFDKGKCIPKATRHFSFAFDDVKYFDGFGSLTEAKRLRSFIPLTKFGKGYYLDYSWKFKISIHDLCSKMKFLRVLSFNCCSDLREVPDSVGDLKHLRSLDLSSTEIQKLPDSTCLLFNLQILKLNYCLNIVELPSNLYKLTNLCCLEFKRTRVTKMPMHFGELKNLQVLNTFIVDKNSEFSTKQLGRLDLHGRLSIKELQNIKNSSDALVMDLKNKRHLVTLKFKWNKNHILDDPRKEKKVFENLQPSKQLETLGINNYGGTEFPNWVFDNSLSNLVFLQLKDCKYCLCLPPLGLLSSLKTLKIIGLDGIVSIGNEFYGSESSSFKSLERLEFYNMKEWEEWDCKTDSFPRLQTLSMNECPKMKGLSEQLLHLKKLIIRSCEILVINEHYMDPSTLKILRIYSCPLTNVPITLYNFLEEMEINGGCDFLTTFPLDLFPKLCSLKLVRCRNLQRISQEHTHNHLKYLIIEKCPQFESFPSIGLSAPWLQTIEIQGAENLKLLPRHMQILLPSLTDLHIIDCPQVEMFPDGGLPSNVKYVSLSSFKLIASLRESLNANTCLERLCITNGDMEFFPGEVLLPHSLTSLQISCCPNLKKIDYKGLPKSISTLNIWDCPLLQQCCQNSEDKD; via the coding sequence ATGGCAGCAGAACTTGTTGGTGGTGCTCTTCTTTCGGCTTTTCTGCAGGCTGCTTTCGACAAGATGGCTTCACCTCAATTTGTAGACTTCTTTCGTAGAAGAAAATTTGATGAGAAGCTGCTCGCAAATTTGAACATCATGCTTCACTCCATCAATTCTCTCGCTGATGATGCAGAGCAGAAGCAGTTCAGAGATCCACACGTGAAAGCATGGCTTTTTGCTGTCAAAGAGGCCGTGTTTGATGCAGAGGATCTTTTGGATGAAATCAACTATGAACTCACCAGATGCCAAATGGAAGCTGAATCTCAATCTCAATCCATCACTTACAAGGTATCAAACTTCTTCAATTCCACTTTCAGTTCATTTAACAAGAAAACTGACTCAGGGTTGAAAGAAGTCCTTGAAAAATTAGAATATCTTTCAAGGCAAAAGGGTGCTCTTGGTTTGAAAGAGTGTACGTATTCTAGTGTTGGATCTCGTGGTAATATCTCACAGAAATTGCCATCAACTTCGTTGGTGGTTGAAAGTGTTATTTATGGAAGAGATGCTGACAaagaaattatctttaattGGCTCACTTCCGAAACCAAAAATCACCATAACCACCCATCGATACTTTCAATAGTAGGCATGGGTGGATTGGGTAAGACCACACTCGTCCAACATGTATACAACGACCCAAAGATAGACACTgctaaatttgatataaaagttTGGGTTTGTGTTTCAGATCATTTTGATGTTTTGACAGTCACAAAAACAATTCTTGAGGCAATCGATAATAAAAAAGATGATAGTGGAAACCTAGAAATGGTTcacaaaaaactaaaagaaaaattgtcaGGAAGGaaatttcttcttattttgGATGATGTTTGGAATGAAAAACGAGAAGAATGGGAAGCTGTGCGAACTCCTCTTAGCTATGGGGCTCCAGGAAGTAGAGTTATTGTCACAACACGTGCTGAGAGAGTTGCTTCTAACATGAGGTCTGAAGTGCATCGTCTAAAGCAATTACAAGAGGATGAATGCTGGAAAGTTTTCATAAAACATGCACTAAAAGATGATGATCTTAAATTGAACGATGACCAAAAGGAGATTGGAAGAAGGATAGTTGAGAAATGCAAAGGATTACCTCTGGCTTTGAAAACAATTGGAAGTCTTTTGCACACAAAGTCATCCATTTCGGATTGGAAAAGTGTATTGGCAAGTGACATATGGGACTTACCAAAAGAAGACAGTGAAATAATCCCTGCACTATATTTGAGCTATCACTACCTTCCTTCTCATCTTAAAAGGTGTTTTTCTTATTGTGCCATATTTCCCAAAGATTACGAGTTTGTGAAGAaggagttaatttttttatggatgGCAGAAAACATTTTACAGTGCCCTCAACAGATTAGACATCCAGTAGAAGTTGGTGAAGAGTATTTCAATGATCTATTGTCAAGGTCTTTCTTTCAACAATCAAGGTCCAAAAGGCATTTCATCATACACGATCTTCTGAATGATTTGGCAAAATATGTTTGTGCAGATTTCTGTTTTAGGTTGAAATTTGATAAAGGAAAATGTATACCTAAAGCAACTCGTCATTTCTCATTTGCATTTGATGACGTCAAATATTTTGATGGTTTTGGTAGTTTAACTGAGGCTAAGAGACTGCGTTCGTTTATtccattaacaaaatttgggaAAGGTTATTACCTTGATTATAGTTGGAAATTCAAGATTTCGATACATGATTTGTGCTCCAAGATGAAGTTTTTACGTGTCCTATCTTTCAATTGTTGCTCGGATCTTAGAGAGGTCCCAGATTCAGTTGGCGATCTTAAACATCTTCGCTCGTTAGATCTTTCGAGCACTGAGATACAAAAACTGCCCGACTCAACATGTTTGCTCTTTAACTTACAAATACTTAAGTTGAACTATTGTTTAAATATAGTGGAGTTACCCTCAAATTTGTATAAACTTACCAACTTGTGTTGTCTTGAATTTAAAAGAACAAGAGTAACAAAGATGCCAATGCATTTTGGAGAATTGAAGAATCTTCAAGTACTGAATACCTTTATTGTAGATAAAAATAGTGAGTTCAGTACTAAGCAGCTAGGAAGACTCGATCTTCATGGAAGGCTATCAATAAAGGAGTTGCAGAATATCAAGAATTCATCGGATGCATTAGTAatggatttgaaaaataaaaggcaCCTTGTGACACTGAAGTTCAAATGGAATAAGAACCACATCCTTGATGATccaaggaaagaaaagaaagtatttGAGAATCTACAACCTTCCAAACAATTGGAGACTTTAGGAATCAACAACTATGGTGGTACAGAATTTCCAAACTGGGTGTTTGATAATTCATTATCTAATTTGGTGTTCTTACAGTTGAAGGACTGTAAATATTGCTTATGTTTGCCTCCCCTTGGACTTTTGTCATCTCTCAAGACCCTAAAAATTATAGGCCTCGATGGAATAGTGAGCATTGGTAATGAGTTCTATGGGAGCGAATCCTCTTCATTTAAGTCCTTGGAAAGATTGGAATTCTACAACATGAAAGAATGGGAAGAATGGGATTGTAAAACTGATTCTTTTCCGCGACTTCAAACTCTATCTATGAATGAATGTCCCAAGATGAAAGGCCTGTCAGAACAACTTCTTCATTTGAAGAAACTAATTATTCGTTCCTGTGAAATACTTGTCATTAACGAACACTACATGGATCCATCGACTCTTAAAATCTTGAGAATTTATTCGTGTCCACTTACAAATGTTCCCATTACCCTTTACAACTTCCTTGAAGAAATGGAGATTAATGGAGGTTGTGACTTTCTTACAACCTTTCCACTTGATTTGTTTCCAAAGCTCTGTTCACTTAAATTGGTTAGGTGCCGAAACCTACAAAGAATTTCACAAGAGCATACTCATAATCATCTCAAGTATCTCATAATTGAGAAGTGCCCTCAATTTGAATCGTTTCCCAGCATAGGATTATCTGCACCGTGGCTACAAACAATTGAAATTCAAGGAGCGGAAAATTTGAAGTTATTGCCGAGACACATGCAAATCCTGCTTCCGTCTCTTACCGACCTGCATATAATTGATTGTCCACAGGTGGAAATGTTCCCAGATGGAGGTTTGCCATCAAATGTGAAATATGTGTCTCTTTCAAGTTTCAAACTCATAGCTTCTCTGAGAGAGAGCTTGAATGCCAACACATGTCTTGAAAGGTTGTGTATTACAAATGGGGATATGGAATTTTTTCCCGGTGAAGTTTTGCTACCTCACTCCCTCACCTCTCTACAAATCTCTTGCTGCCCAAATCTTAAAAAGATAGACTATAAGGGTCTTCCCAAATCCATCTCCACTCTTAATATTTGGGATTGTCCATTGCTTCAACAATGTTGTCAAAATTCAGAAGACAAAGACTGA
- the LOC106763285 gene encoding putative disease resistance RPP13-like protein 1 has protein sequence MAAELVGGALLSAFLQVAFDRLASPQFVDFFRGRKLDEKLLGNLNIMLHSINALAHDAEQKQFTDPHVKAWLFSVKEAVFDAEDLLAEIDYELTRCQVEAESEPKTFTHKVSNFFNSSFNSFNKKIESEMKELLEKLEYLXKQKGALGLKEGTYSGDRSGDKMSQKLPSSSLMVESVIYGRDADKEMIFNWLTSETDNQNLSILSIVGMGGLGKTTLAQHVYNDQKIETKFDIRAWVCVSDHFDILTVTKTILEAITKSKDDSGNLEMVHGRLKEKVSGKKFLLVLDDIWSERREEWEAVQTPLSYGAPGSRILVTTRVEKVASNMRSKVHRLKQLEEDECWKVFEEQALKGDDIELNDDKKEIGRRIVEKCKGLPLALKTIGSLLCTKSSLSDWKNVLKSDIWDLPKEVEIIPALLLSYQHLPSNLKRCFAYCALFPKNYEFDKDELILLWMAEGFLHYSPQNNNIEEIGEQYFDDLLTRSFFLRSNIKMHFSMHDLLNDLAKYVSAEFCFRLNFDKGDCVPKTTRHFSYALSDLNSCDVKYFDGLGSLRDAKRLRSFLPIVSNYGDGLFSRFEILIREFFKLKFLRVLSLNGYHHFKEVPDSVGDLKHLHSLDLSYTWIQRLPDSVGLLYNLLILKLNGCFYLKELPSSLRNLTKLRCLEFEDTEVTKMPMHFEQVKNLHVLNMFCVSRNSEFSIKQLGGINLHKRLSINELQNIDNPLDALEANLKKKQLVRLKLIWNLNHIPDDPMKEKKVLENLQPSNQLEHLSIRSYCGTQFPSWVFDNSLSNLVSLELEDCKYCLYLPPLGLLSSLKSLEIKGLDGIVSIGAEFYGSNSSSFKSLEILRFFYMKEWEEWECKTTSFPRLRRLFVVQCPKLKGLSEQLLHLEQLYIESCPNLIISEHIKDTLALELLTIIRGCNSLTIFQLNFFPMLRFLHLQGCQNLQRISQEHPHNHLETMSICACPQFESFPGEGLSEAFPSLTELRIINCPKVEKFPDVGLPSNVKHLSLSSLKLITSLREILNVNTCLEMLYIDSLDVECFPDEVLLPPSLTSLRISNCRNLKKLDYKLLYNLSSLTLSECRNLQFLPEEGLPKSISFLDIWDCPLLEQRCQKPEGKDWRKIAHIENLGVGS, from the coding sequence ATGGCAGCAGAACTTGTCGGTGGTGCTCTTCTTTCCGCTTTTCTTCAGGTTGCATTCGACAGGTTGGCTTCTCCTCAATTCGTAGACTTCTTCCGTGGAAGAAAACTTGATGAGAAGTTGCTGGGCAACTTGAATATCATGCTGCATTCTATCAATGCTCTCGCTCATGATGCAGAACAGAAGCAGTTCACAGATCCACACGTTAAAGCATGGCTTTTTTCTGTCAAAGAGGCTGTTTTTGACGCAGAGGATCTCTTGGCTGAAATAGATTATGAACTCACTAGATGCCAAGTGGAAGCTGAATCCGAACCTAAAACCTTTACTCACAAGGTATCAAATTTCTTCAACTCTAGTTTCAATTCctttaacaagaaaattgaatcAGAAATGAAAGAACTCCTAGAAAAACTAGAATATCTTNCAAAGCAAAAGGGTGCTCTTGGTTTGAAAGAGGGTACTTATTCTGGTGACAGGTCAGGTGATAAAATGTCACAGAAATTGCCATCATCTTCTTTGATGGTTGAAAGTGTTATTTATGGTAGAGATGCCGACAAAGAAATGATCTTTAATTGGCTGACATCTGAGACCGACAATCAAAACCTATCCATACTTTCCATAGTGGGCATGGGTGGATTGGGTAAGACCACACTCGCCCAGCATGTATACAATGACCAAAAAATCGAGACTAAATTTGATATAAGAGCTTGGGTGTGTGTTTCCGatcattttgatattttgacagTGACAAAAACAATTCTTGAGGCAATTACAAAATCTAAAGATGACAGCGGAAACCTAGAAATGGTTCATggaagattgaaagaaaaagtatcGGGAAAGAAATTTCTTCTGGTTTTGGATGATATTTGGAGCGAAAGGCGAGAAGAATGGGAAGCTGTGCAAACTCCTCTAAGCTATGGGGCTCCAGGAAGTAGAATTCTTGTCACAACACGTGTTGAGAAAGTTGCTTCTAACATGAGATCTAAAGTGCATCGCCTAAAGCAGTTAGAAGAAGATGAATGCTGGAAAGTTTTTGAAGAGCAAGCTCTAAAAGGTGATGATATTGAATTGAATGATGATAAAAAGGAGATTGGTAGAAGGATAGTTGAGAAGTGCAAAGGATTACCTCTTGCTTTGAAAACAATTGGAAGTCTTCTCTGCACAAAGTCATCCCTTTCAGATTGGAAAAACGTATTGAAAAGCGACATATGGGACTTGCCGAAAGAAGTCGAAATTATTCCTGCTCTACTATTGAGTTATCAGCACCTTCCTTCTAATCTCAAGAGGTGCTTTGCTTATTGTGCATTATTTCCGAAAAATTATGAGTTTGACAAAGACGAATTAATTTTGTTGTGGATGGCTGAAGGTTTTCTCCATTACTCTCCGCAGAACAACAATATAGAAGAAATTGGTGAACAATATTTTGATGATCTGCTAACCAGGTCTTTCTTTCTTCGGTCAAACATCAAAATGCATTTCTCCATGCATGATCTTCTGAATGATTTGGCAAAATATGTTTCTGCAGAATTCTGTTTCAGGTTGAATTTTGATAAAGGAGATTGTGTACCCAAAACAACCCGTCATTTTTCATATGCTCTCAGCGACTTAAATTCTTGtgatgtaaaatattttgatgGTTTAGGAAGTTTAAGGGATGCTAAAAGACTGCGATCATTTCTTCCAATTGTAAGTAATTATGGTGACGGTCTTTTTTCTCGATTCGAGATTTTGATACGTGAATTCTTCAAGTTGAAGTTTTTACGCGTCTTATCTTTGAATGGATATCATCACTTCAAAGAGGTCCCTGATTCTGTTGGTGATCTTAAACATCTCCATTCATTGGACCTTTCTTATACTTGGATACAAAGACTACCAGACTCAGTAGGTTTGCTCTATAATTTGCTGATATTGAAGTTGAATGGTTGTTTCTATTTGAAGGAATTGCCTTCAAGTTTGCGTAATCTCACCAAATTACGTTGCTTGGAGTTTGAAGATACAGAAGTGACAAAGATGCCAATGCATTTTGAACAGGTGAAGAATCTTCATGTACTGAATATGTTTTGTGTCAGTAGAAATAGTGAGTTCAGTATTAAGCAGCTAGGTGGAATCAATCTTCATAAAAGGCTATCAATTAATGAGCTGCAAAATATTGACAATCCTTTGGATGCATTAGaagcaaatttgaaaaaaaaacagctTGTGCGACTAAAGTTAATATGGAATTTGAATCACATCCCCGATGATCcaatgaaagagaagaaagtgCTTGAGAATCTACAACCTTCTAATCAGTTGGAACATCTTTCAATCAGGAGCTATTGTGGTACACAATTCCCAAGTTGGGTATTTGATAATTCGTTATCAAATTTGGTATCCTTAGAGTTAGAGGATTGTAAATATTGCTTATATTTACCTCCCCTTGGATTATTGTCATCTCTGAAGTCCCTGGAGATTAAAGGACTTGATGGAATAGTGAGCATTGGTGCTGAATTTTATGGGAGCAACTCTTCTTCATTCAAGTCCTTGGAAATATTGAGATTCTTCTACATGAAGGAATGGGAAGAATGGGAATGCAAAACTACTTCTTTTCCACGTCTTCGACGTCTTTTTGTGGTTCAATGTCCCAAGTTGAAAGGTTTGTCAGAGCAACTTCTTCATTTAGAACAACTATATATTGAGTCATGTCCTAACCTCATCATTAGCGAACACATCAAAGACACATTAGCACTTGAACTCTTGACAATTATTCGTGGTTGTAACTCTCTTACAATCTTTCAACTAAATTTCTTTCCAATGCTCCGTTTTCTTCATCTCCAAGGATGCCAAAACCTACAAAGAATTTCACAAGAGCACCCTCATAATCATCTCGAGACAATGTCAATTTGTGCATGTCCTCAATTTGAATCATTTCCCGGTGAAGGGTTATCTGAAGCATTTCCATCTCTTACTGAACTGCGGATAATTAATTGTCCAAAAGTGGAGAAGTTCCCAGATGTAGGTTTGCCATCAAACGTAAAACACTTGTCTCTTTCAAGTTTAAAACTTATCACCTCCCTGCGAGAGATTTTGAATGTCAATACATGTCTTGAAATGTTATATATTGACTCTCTTGATGTGGAGTGTTTTCCCGATGAAGTTTTGCTGCCACCTTCTCTTACTTCTTTAAGAATCAGTAATTGCCGAAATCTCAAAAAGCTAGACTACAAGCTTCTCTATAACCTCTCATCTCTCACACTTTCAGAATGTCGTAACCTCCAATTCTTACCGGAGGAGGGTCTGCCCAAATCCATCTCTTTTCTTGATATTTGGGACTGTCCATTGCTCGAACAGCGTTGTCAGAAGCCAGAAGGCAAAGATTGGAGAAAGATTGCTCACATTGAAAATCTGGGTGTTGGGTCATAA